Proteins encoded together in one Felis catus isolate Fca126 chromosome B3, F.catus_Fca126_mat1.0, whole genome shotgun sequence window:
- the LOC101088936 gene encoding olfactory receptor 11H6-like: MNMSGVSTVTEFILLSFPCSREIQVLLFMLFFVSYILTLMGNGAIVCAVKLDHRLHTPMYILLSNFSFLEICYINTTVPNMLKNFLSETKTISFTACFFQFYFFFSTGITETFLLPLMAFDRYLAICRPLHYPNIMSSHFCINLVALCWVTAFLCFPVPIYFITQLPFCGPNIIDHFVCDPGPLLALSCIPAPGIELSCSILSSLIIFISFFFILASYTLVLRAVLRVPSAAGRCKAFSTCGSHLTVVSLFYGSIMVMYISPTSENAAGIQKIVTLFYSSVTPLINPLIYSLRNNDVKAALRKIHMHKN, translated from the coding sequence ATGAATATGTCAGGAGTCAGCACAGTGACCGAATTCATACTACTGAGTTTTCCATGCTCCAGAGAGATTCAGGTCCTCCTTTTCATGTTGTTCTTTGTGTCCTACATCCTGACACTGATGGGGAACGGGGCCATTGTCTGTGCAGTGAAGCTGGATCACAGGCTTCACACCCCCATGTACATTCTGCTGTCCAACTTCTCATTCCTGGAGATCTGTTACATCAACACCACTGTTCCCAATATGTTAAAGAACTTCCTATCTGAGACCAAAACCATCTCTTTCACTGCTTGCTTCTTccagttctatttcttcttctccacGGGCATTACTGAGACTTTCTTACTGCCCCTCATGGCTTTTGATCGGTACTTGGCCATCTGTCGGCCTCTCCATTATCCTAACATCATGAGTAGCCACTTCTGCATAAACCTGGTGGCCCTCTGCTGGGTCACAGCCTTCCTCTGCTTTCCAGTCCCTATCTATTTTATCACACAACTCCCCTTTTGTGGTCCCAATATCATTGACCACTTTGTCTGTGACCCTGGTCCTCTTCTGGCTCTGTCCTGCATCCCTGCCCCTGGAATTGAGCTTTCCTGTTCTATATTGAGCTCTCTTATTATCTTCATCAGCTTCTTCTTCATCCTTGCATCCTACACCCTGGTTCTCAGAGCAGTGTTGCGTGTCCCTTCAGCAGCTGGCCGATGTaaggccttctccacctgtggctcccaCCTGACTGTGGTGTCTCTCTTCTATGGATCCATCATGGTCATGTACATCAGCCCAACCTCTGAAAATGCAGCTGGGATACAGAAGATTGTAACCTTGTTTTACTCATCAGTGACCCCACTTATAAATCCACTGATCTACAGTCTCCGGAACAATGACGTGAAGGCTGCCTTGAGAAAAATTCATATGCACAAAAATTAG